The Candidatus Rokuibacteriota bacterium DNA segment GCAGCGCGAAGCGAGAGGAGCGGCCGCGATTACCACTCGACCGGGTGGTGGCCATGACGGGATTCGGGGCCGCTTCTGGCGGAGGCCCAGGGGACCACCCACGATACTGAGATCGGCGAGGCGCCGCTTGCCGGCGTCTCCCGGCCAGTGACCGTCGAGGGGCCGTGAGCCGGCGCTCTTCGGAGTCGGCGCGGCCGCCGGTCGTTGACCCCTGCCTCGGCGCGGGGCGCCGATTTCAAGGCCGCCTCCGCTTGATCGCCCTCTCGACGTCGTCCTCATCGCCTGGCTGATACGCGGCGGGGTTCTGCCTCATGGGGCCGAACAGGAAGTACAGTCCGGGAGCGCGCCGGAGCTCCTGCAAGATCCCCAGTTCGTGCTGCGAGGGGAATGACCGTACGAACCGGAGCACATCGACCAGCTCCCCCCGCGGGAGCTTGAGCATAGGCGACATAAAGGCCATTGAACGAAACCGCTTCGCGGTGGAGGAACAGCGAGGAGGTGGGGCAGCGTCGTCGGCCGATGCTATCGACGGAGTGCGTGTGGCCCGAGTGGCCCAGGGGCGGCAAGCGGCAGCATCGTTCTTGACGTCCCAGAACGAGAGGGCTACGATGCGTGCGCCTCCCTTTCCCGCAGGAGGCGGGTGGGCGATCAATCCACATTAAGAGCAAGCGGAATGCCAACCCGCCAGCCGGCTTCGTTCAACGCGACTTTTTCACGCATCGCGGCATCGCGTGCTGCCTGTCTCCAGCTCGGCGCCGCGACGCGCGAAAAAGCCCTCTTCATTATCAGACCGGGCCGGGGCCGGCGGGGCCCGGCGGCGGGGTGGCGGGCGCCGAGAGAGCCACGCGGACCGCAGCATCGATCCCCCAGCCAGGGCAGTCATCAACGGCGATCGTGCGCCGGCAACCGCGGGGCAGTCACGCGACGGTCTTCAGGGGCAGAGTCCCACGCCGAGACTGGGACGAATTACTGACGGGAGGGGGCTACAGCGGCAGCAGCGCGCAGGGCGGCCGGCGGCGGGGCCGGCCCCGGAGAGTCCGCGGGGTGGAGCAGGGCCAGGTGCGCGAGGATCTTGCCCACCACGGCCGGGTCCTCCACCGTGGCGATGCGCCGCAGCCGGCCGCCACAGCGCGGGCAGGCGAGGACATCGAGATCGAACACGCGGCGCATCAGGGCGGCCCTGGTCCACGCGCCCGGGGTGCCGCCGGCGCGGGGGCTGGCCTCGCGCTCGCGCGCATGGATGTCAGGGGCCGGGCGGCCGTAACGGACGACGTGCGCGCGCCAGCGAGCATGCGGGGCGAGAACGCCGTGATACAAGACGAGGTTGACCGCGGGGCGGGGGATGATCGCCGCGAGCTTCTCCAGGAACTCGATCGGCTCAAAGAGCAGATGCGAGGTGCCATCGCGCCAGACCGTCTTCAGCGTGACGAGGACGCGTCCGTCGGCCCGGAGCTGGACGCGGTCCTGGGCGAGCGGGGGGCGGAGGAGGTAGCGGCCGAGCTGCTCGAGGCGGGCACGATCGTTAGGGGGGACCCAGACGTTGGCGTGGAGGTCGAAGCCGTCGAGCTGGGCCTGACGCGGGCCGCGGGCGGCGACGTGACCGAGGTCCGGCTCGTCGCCGAGGCGCCGGACGCGGGCGCCGGCGCGGGGGCCGAGGGCGACGCGGCCCTGGACGGAGGCGCTGGCGAGGCCGGCCAGGACGGGCGAGGCGTCGGCGAGCGGGTCCGCCGGGGCCGTGTCGTCAGCGGGCTCGAGGTGGCGGCGGGCGAGCAGCCGCCCCACGCCGGTGCGGACGGTGGCGAGGACGTGCGCCACGTCCTCGTCGCTCGGTAGGGGTGCAGGGTGAAAGGTGAGGTGCCCGGGTCGAGTCTCGCTGAAGACGCCGTCGAGCACGAGCGTGTGGAAGTGAACGTTGAGTTGGAGGCCACTGCCGAAGCGTTGGATCACGGTCACCGTGCCGGTCTGGCCCTCCGGGATGCCGTGGGACCGCGCGGTGCGCGCGTAGAAGGCGAGGAGCCCACGGGCATACACGCCCAGCACGGCGCGGCACAGGGCGTGATCCCACGCCAGTCGGTAGCGCAGGCGATACGGCAGCGTCAGCACCCACTGGCGCACCGGTACCTGTGGCAGCACCTCGTCGACCAGATAGGCGGCGCGCTCGGCCATCCGTCGCCCCCCACAGCTCGGACAGAAGCCGCGTCGCTTGCACGAGAAGGGCAGGAGGCGCTCGAAGGTGCAGTCGGCGCACCGAAGCCGCGTGAAGCCATGGGCCAGGACTCCGCACGTGAGGAACTCGCGGAACTCCTGCTCGACGAAGCGGGGCAGGCCGTGTCCGTCGCCCCGGTCGGAGGCTTCCCGCAGGAAGGGCTCCAGATGTTCGCGGATGACGGCGTGGAGGACAGAGTGCTCGGTGTCGCGGGGCTGATACGTGCGATGGGGATACGCCACGCCCAGGGGTAGCCCGTGCCGCGAGTGGCGGCAATGCCCAGAGATGGATACACGACCTGCGTACCCAGCGGGGGCGACCCTCAGCGGCGCGGGGGATGGATCACGTGCGTGGGATCGGGCTGCTCTTCCGGAGGCCCCTGGCTGTAGTCGGCGAACGGCCCGTCCCGCTCGGCGATGACCGCGCCGACCCCCTCGCGCGCGGCGAGCCCGATGAACCGGAGCGCGTCGGGCGTGTTGCGCATGAGACCGTCGAGGATGGGGCCGAGGGTCTGGGTGCTGGCGAGGCCCATCTGCTCCCATGCGTGGTTCACGATGAGCTTCATGGCCGAGAGCTGCGAGAGAGGAATGGAGGCGAGC contains these protein-coding regions:
- a CDS encoding transposase, which translates into the protein MAYPHRTYQPRDTEHSVLHAVIREHLEPFLREASDRGDGHGLPRFVEQEFREFLTCGVLAHGFTRLRCADCTFERLLPFSCKRRGFCPSCGGRRMAERAAYLVDEVLPQVPVRQWVLTLPYRLRYRLAWDHALCRAVLGVYARGLLAFYARTARSHGIPEGQTGTVTVIQRFGSGLQLNVHFHTLVLDGVFSETRPGHLTFHPAPLPSDEDVAHVLATVRTGVGRLLARRHLEPADDTAPADPLADASPVLAGLASASVQGRVALGPRAGARVRRLGDEPDLGHVAARGPRQAQLDGFDLHANVWVPPNDRARLEQLGRYLLRPPLAQDRVQLRADGRVLVTLKTVWRDGTSHLLFEPIEFLEKLAAIIPRPAVNLVLYHGVLAPHARWRAHVVRYGRPAPDIHAREREASPRAGGTPGAWTRAALMRRVFDLDVLACPRCGGRLRRIATVEDPAVVGKILAHLALLHPADSPGPAPPPAALRAAAAVAPSRQ